AGTCGCAAGGCCGATTGGATCGGCCGACTCGGGCCGGACGTCGCGACCTCCCTGATCTGTTTCGTAGTTCTGGTTTGGGGGTGGCGACTCTGGTGCTATGTCCGTTCAGCGCTTCCTTGACGCATCAGGATTCCACGACCGAATGGGCTCGCACGACCGACTGTCCCACCCTCGACCGGCGGAAGGTAGCTGCGACAGAAAACTGTATAGCGCACGTCGCAGCGGTGTCCGCAGTGTTGGGGGATGGGTGGCGAGACCGTGTCGTGGCCTGCGTGTTGGCGGAGAAGGCGGTAACGGACGGGAGCGAGCGTCGGTCGACAGGCCCTACGCCGTCATCGACGGCGGAAAGTGCTCGGCCAGAGCGCTGAAGAACGCTGTGCGTTCGATGCCGACGATGAGCTTGTCCCAGTACACTCCATCGTGGAAGTAGAAGTCCTTCAGTCGACCCTCAACCCGGCAAATGTCGGGAGGCAGCCCCTCGATGACGTTCTCGTTGTACCCGGGTATCTCTAGGTAGATCTTCCGAAGGGGCCAACGCGTGAACCCGTAGGCCATTGCCAGAACTACACCGTGAACTCGGCGCAACGCCACTCCGGATCCAGTACTTCCCAGTCCTAGAACTCCGAAATAGGCGATGTTGACGAACGAGTCGTATCCGTACAGCACGTTGAGGAACAGGGGCGCTTTGGATACCAGCTCTTCTGCGATGAACTGAACCAGGACATCCTCTCCGAATGTGGAGGCGAACTGTTCGGCGGAGGGGATCTGGCCACGGTAGCGCCAGCGGTTTGCCACGGCGGGGTCTGAAACCTCGCTATAAATCCGCTCCAGGTCATCGCCCCGGACAGCTCGGATCCTGACCAGACTCGTCGTCCCAGTTGCGAGGTCCACCGGGATAATTCGCCGACTCTTGGCGCCCCGGATATCCAGCCACTCTGCAACCTCGCGCAGTGTCCTGATGGACTCCAACAGGCCGTCGTTCGAAGGCTCTACGCCCTCGGTCAACAGAGCCAAGACTCTTGTCCGGTCGTACTTGCTCAGCTCATCCAACCCGACGTCGAGGTCGAGGTCATCAGGATCCTTGGCCATACGGGCCGCAATCGCGTTGAGCGATGCCCCGTTGTAGGTGTCGTCGGTTCCAGATGCCACGCTCAGCCCGTAAATGAGGGCTGCAGGGTATTCCCTGGTTGCGTGGTTGTAGTCGGACTTGTTGTGACGGGAGCGGCATCTGCCAGCCCGCAAGTGGAGTCAATCGTGATCACGTAGGTCGTGCCTTCCCCTGCACCCCGACCTTCGACGGTCATCCCGTTCGTGATGGGAGGCTCGATCACGTTGTCCGGGTCGCTGTCGGGTTCGGGCAACGGATCGCCTGGCTCCAACGCGACTGCCCCAGGGGCCCACGGAGCAATGATCGGGTGGTCAATGGTGTCTTTACCCTCATCGTCGGTGCCCTGTGTGCAAATCAGATAGGACGTGGGTGGGACCGGATCGGCGGCACTTGGCGGATCGTCTGCCAGCCCGCAAGTGGAGTCAATCGTGATCAGGTAGGTCGTGCCTTCCCCTGCACCCCGACCTTCGACGATCATCCCGTTCGTGATGGGGGGCTCGATCACGTTGTCCGGGTCGCTGTCGGGTTCGGGCAACGGATCGCCTGGCTCCAACGCGACTGCCCCAGGGGCCCACGGAGCAATGATCGGGTGGTCAATGGTGTCTTTACCCTCATCGTCGGTGCCCTGTGTGCAAATCAGATAGGACGTGGGTGGGACCGGATCGGCGGCACTTGGCGGATCGTCTGCCAGCCCGCAAGTGGAGTCAATCGTGATCAGGTAGGTCGTGCCTTCCCCTGCACCCCGACCTTCGACGATCATCCCGTTCGTGATGGGGGGCTCGATCACGTTGTCCGGGTCGTCGTCGGGTTCGGGCAACGGATCGCCTGGCTCCAACGCGACTGCCCCAGGGGCCCACGGAGCAGCAACTGCGTGGTCAATGGTGTCTTTGCCCTCATCGTCGGTGCCCCTTGTGCAGATCACATACGGCTCAGGCTCCTCCTGAGATGGCACGGCAGCAGCTGTCGGGCTGCCTACGATGCCGGACGCTCCCGTCATGAACGCAACCCCGCCGATCAAAGCACCGATCGCGAAGACGCCGATCGAGGTTGACCTGAAGATGGACCTACTCATTGCGGTTCTCCCTGCCTGTCGTGTGAACATTTGCAACGTCTGGACCGCAGCTGCTCAGCCTGTCAAGACGAGAGCGCCCATGAACGCGCTGTCGTCGTTGATCGACGTGCCGCAACCGTTTGACCCCTGGTAGCCCCAGAGGATACCACGGGCCGACGCCCGGTCATTGGAGAGCTTCTTGTACATGCCGGAGCCGGAGTCACCTCCAAGAGGCTTCGCTCCGCCCAGGCAGAACCCGTCGAATGTGCGTCCGCCCACGTTGAAGTTGGAGAAATAGCTGACCCCACCGCATTTCTCAGATGCGGATGTTGCGCCCCGGTAGCAGATATTGGTCTCCAGCCATACGGGATTCGCCTGGCCGACAACGGTCCGCTTGTAGTTCGAGTTGATGTAGACGTGCGGGCTTGCGTTCGGGGACGAGTGCAGCATCACGTCGAGCTGGTTCGCACCGGTTGGGGACCAGACGGTCCCTGATCCGTAGTAGCTCGCAATGTTCCCTGAGACGTTGGCGTCGCCGTGGGATGCGTTGACCGCTTTGCCAGCACCGGTCGCGCAATGCGCTGCCGTGAACTGCACTTTGGCTCCGCCGTTGACCGCCCCGGAGAACCCTGCGGTACAAGCGCCGTAGTACCCGGGAGATGTCTCGTGGAACTCGCGCACTCCGGAAGCTGATGGGTCCGGGTAGGTCATCCCGATTTCCTGCCGGCCCTCGTACACCACCCAGTCAGCTTCCCAGGTGTCCTGGACGGATGCGAGATCCTCATCGTTGACGTTCGAGCCAACGCTGAGGTAGATCAGGCCGGTCTTGAAGTCGTAGCGGACTGCGGACGCGTCGATGCCCGCCTCCAACAGCCTCTCATTGATGCTCCCCGCTTCCTCTCGAAGAGAAGCGGCTGACCTCGTCGACTCGACGACGCTCACGTCGACAGGGAGGTCCAGCGCCTCCAGTACTTCACGATCGCGCGACGTCGGCCCCACGATCCCGACCGTCACGCCGGTCTCGTCGCCTTCAGCTGTCAGCCAGAGCCCTCCGAAGCGAGCAGAGTCGACCGCTCCGAGGATCGACTCCTCGACCTTCCCGAGTTCCTCGTTGGCAGCCTCATCCAAGTACCGCTCCGCTGTGATGGTGTAGCTGACCTGCGGGTCATCGATCGACGGATCGGGCTCAGGTGACGGGCCTGCCGGGCTAGCGCCAGCAGTGCTGACACCCGATAGGGCCAACGGAGCGAGGAGCGCAGATGCTCCGAGTGCACGGGCGAGTGCCTTGGCTTGAGGGTTACGGTTCAATCCCATGAATGAAGAACGTACAATGCGACCGAGGCCAGCACAAGAAGATGTTTCAACTCTGTTCGATTTGGCAGAACCGATGGGGTCCACCATCGTCGTCCCGGCCCGCGACAGTTGGAGAGCTGCGACCATGCGGGTCAATAGGTGAACGTCGCATGACGTTGGAGCCCGGCCAAGCACCCACACCCCGGACGCTCACGGTATCCAAGTACTCCAGCAAGCACACCTCGACAACGCCAACGACCTCACGGGCTGGAACATCACCGACCTTGGGCACGGCCGCCACCTCGTCGAAGCACCCGACCTCACGCCCTAATGGGTGTGCTGGGTTCGTGAGATCCTGGTTTCGGGCCGCTGGTCGGTGAGCACTGTTACGCCCTGGAGCCCTTCGGGGATTCCTAGCGCTAGAGCGTGCCCCGGTCGGCAGGTTCGGGTTGCCCATCAAGCGCTCATGGGGTGTCGTGCCGTAGAGCACTGATCCATTAGGTCGCCGCTCGGGAAGCCCGCAGGCTCACACATCTGAACCAACCAAACCGAGGGGGGCATGCGATGACCATTTTCGTGGGCGATGACTGGGCCGAGACCCCATCACGACGTCCATCTGATGAACGACACCGGCGAAAAGCTTGCCGCGAAACGGTTCCCTGAAGGGCTCGAGGGGATCGCGGGTCTCCACGCGTTGATCGCGGAGCACACCACCGACCCTGGCGAGGTGATTGTCGGGATCGAGACCGAGCGGGGCATGTGGGTCCAAGCGCTGATCGCCGGCGGGTATCGGGTGTATGCGATCAACCCGTTGTCGGTGTCTCGCTACCGGGACCGACACAACGTCGCCGGCGCTAAGTCCGACCCTGGTGACGCCAAGCTGTTGGCTGATCTGGTTCGCACCGACCGGCACAACCACCGGCCCGTCGCCGGCGACTCCGACGAGGCCGCCGGGTTGAAGGTGCTGGCACGGTCACATCAGAACCTGATCTGGGACCGGACCCGTCACACCAACCGGTTGCGCAACGATCTCCGCGAGTTCTTCCCCGCCGCACTCGTCGCATTCGAGAGCCTTGCCGATCGTGACGCGGTCGCGGTGCTGGGCAAAGCCCCGCATCCTGAGCTGGCCCGCCGTCTGTCGGTCGCCCAGATCCGCTCAGCACTCCGCAAAGGCGGACGGCAACGGAACCTCGACGACCGGGCCACCCAGATCCAAGCCGCGTTGCGCACACCACAACTGACCGCACCACCAGATGTCGCGGCCGCGTTTGCTGCGACCACGAAAGCGCTGGTCGAGGTGATCGCCGGGCTGAACGACGCCATTGGCGAACTCGAAACCGAGCTGGCCACCCATTTTGATGAACACCCGGACGCCGACATCTACCTCTCCCTGCCAGGACTCGGTGTTGTGCTCGGCGCCCGGGTGCTCGCAGAGTTCGGGGACGACCCCGACCGCTACGACACCGCCAAGTCTCGCAGGAACTACGCCGGCACGTCACCGCTCACCATCGCCTCCGGCAAAAAACACGCAGTCCTCGCCCGACACGTCCGCAACCGGCGCCTCTACGACGCCATCGACCAATGGGCATTCTGTGCGATCACGACAAGCCCCGGCTGCCGCCAGTTCTACGACCACCGACGAACCACAGGTGACCTCCACCACCAAGCCCTCAGAGCCCTCGGCAACCGGCTCGTCGGCTACCTCCACGGCTGCCTACGAACCCGCAGCACCTACAACGAACACACCGCCTGGGCCCACCGCCAACCAGCCCCAACCCAGACCGCTGCTTGACCCCTTCCACACCTGGGGTGTCTAGTGTGCTGTCAGGCTAATTCGTAAAGAAAATGGTGGAAGCGGGAATTTTCGCGGTTCGGGCGCGTTGGTCGGGGTGTAACCGACCAACATGTGGAGGAATCGCTATGGCCCGACGTGGACGACCAACCGTGCAGATCACTCTGTCCGGCAACGAACGAAAAACGCTTGAACGGTGGGCGCGACGGCATTCGTCGTCCCAAGCGTTGGCGTTGCGTTGCCGGATCGTGTTGGCGTGCGCGGACAGCGTCAAGACCAACACCGCAATCGCGGCCGAGCAGGGCTGCAACCCGGCGACGGTGTCGAAGTGGCGTCACCGTTTCGCTCAGGACCGTCTAATGATGCTCACCCTCCCAGGTCATGCCCGTCGGTGCAGCCGCTGAGGGAAGACCAGGAATGAATCAAAATCTGGGGTTCGTGCTCGAAGCAACACTCCCCGGTCCTTCGGGCCTCGCACCAGACTTACAACGGGCTAACAGCTCCAAGGGGGAACGGCGACCACACCCCAGCGGCCACCCGCCCATCATTTCATCCCTACCACGGTGGCGCACCCGCCATAGGGACTTACACAAATCGTTTTACAGGACCTCTCCATGGCCACAAGACCGCAGCCCGGAGCTTTGACGGATACAAGGGCCACATCGCCGAAGATCCTGACTCCGAGATCATCACCGCCACGATCGTCACCCCGGGCAACGTCGGTGATGCTGCGGTCGCCAACGACCTCATCGACGACATCCTCCCCACCGACACCGACACCCACGACGGCGACGGCGACGGCGACGGCGAGGTGCCGGTTGTTTATGGGGACTCCGCGTATGGGACCGGCGGGATGCAACAGGCCCTCACCGATGCGGGTGTCGAGTCGAGATGCCGGACCCAGCAGCCCGTCAACCGGAACGGCCGGTTCTCGAAAGCCAAGTTCAACATCGATCTCGACGCTGACACGGTCACCTGCCCGAACAACGTGACCGTCACGATCCGTCGCAGCACCGACGCCACCACAGGCACCGCCGCCTTCGGAGACGCGTGTGGCGAGTGTCCGCTTCGCGAGGCGTGCACCACCTCGAAGGCGGGGCGGACGATCAGCGTCGGACAATTCGAAGCAGCGTTAGCTGCCGCCCGGCAACGACAGACCAACAGCGATTGGCAGGCCGACTACCGGGCAACCCGGTCCAAGGTCGAACGGAAACTCGCGCACCTGATGTTCCGCAAACACGGCGGACGGCGGGCCAGAGTCCGAGGCCAAACGAAAGTCGCCGCCGACTTCGCGCTGCTCGCAGCAGCACGGAACGTCGCCAGACTCGGCGCGCTCGAGATGAGATCAACCCCCACCGGATGGGCCACGGCAACCTAAAAGACCAAGAGAAGCCCTCCTCGGGCGCCACCGCCGGCCCCACCACAGCACCACGACCGGCCCGACCCAGTTCCCACCCATCCCACACACCCTCCAGCCAGCCCAACCCAGCACCGTCACAGCCAGCCCCACCATCCGGTCCGGCCCGGCCCTCAGGTCACCCCGAAAGACACCAGCCACCTAGTACTCAACCGAACTCCCCGACGCCGATGTCCTCACCCAAGCCAGAGCCGACTTCGGCCCCAGGATCCTCACCAAGGAACTCATCGCCAACAACCCACCACCTCGGGTGGCTGAGACGCCCGATCAGGTTCGACCTCAATTGCATGCTACGTTAGCCAGTGCTTTGTTCTAGTTTTTCCTAGAATTGAAAATAGATGAAGGGCGCCACACCCTGGGGACCGAGGATGTCGATCCCGGCGAGCAGGATGCCGAATGCCAGCGCCTGAGCAAGTGGCGCCCAACGGGAGAACCCCACCTCCAGGGTGTCGCCCACCTTGGAGGGCAGGTACTGAGCAGCGATCGCGCCGGCGACCACCACGAGTATCAGCGGCGTGACCAGCGATTGCCCGCCTGTCCAGCCGGTGAACAACCGGCCGAGCACGGCGAACGCGTCACCCAGCGACGGTGCCCGGAAGAACACCCATCCGACGCACACAAAGGCAAACACCAACGCCCGTTTCACCGGCAGTGGCCACCCGCTGCGGGGCGGGCGGTCGTCTTCCAGCTCCGCCCGAAGCCGGCTCCACTCCTCGTCGAAGGGGATCTCATCGGTGCGGCGGCGACGGCGCCACCGGCCTCCTGCACCAGCCTGAGCCACCCCCATGTCGTTCGAACTTTCGTCGTCGTACCCGACTCCCTGGCCGGCATCCCGCACCTCAACGGCGTCGAGGCGCAGCCCCGCAGTGTCGTAGGTGGCCCGGGCCCTGCCGGAGCCCCCAAAGCTCCATTGATCGTGCGAGACGGGCACCGTAGGCGCCTGCCCCGTGGCCTCGAACGCGGCGTTCTCCTGCGCAAGCGCCTTCACCGCCTGACGGCGCTGAACCCACGCGGCTCGCACCCCTGCCGACAGCGGTCGACCCTCTTGGCGGCGGTCCCTCATCCACCGCTCGCCCGCCAGGCCAAGCCCCTGGTAGAGGCCCCACACGATGAACGTGCCGCTGGCGCCATGCCAGAGTCCTCCGAGCGCCATGGTCAAGATGAGGTTGCGGTACTGGCGTGCCCGGCCGCCCTGGTTGCCCCCCAGCGGAATATAGAGATAGTCGAGCAACCAACGCGACAGCGTCATGTGCCAACGACGCCAAAAGTCTTGAATACTGCTCGACGCATAAGGACGGTCGAAGTTGTCTGGGAAGTGAAAGCCCAGCAACAACGCCACGCCAATGGCAATGTCGGTGTAGCCGGAGAAATCGGCGTAGATCTGGACGGCGTAGGCCAGGACCGCCACAAACACCGTGAATGCCGTGTAGCCGCCTGGTGCGGCAAACACCGGATCGACCAGTTGTGCCATCAACGATGCGATCACCACCTTTTTGATCAGGCCTCGACCAATCAGACGCACCGCGCGGGCCACATCCACCCCGTCGGGGTTGCGACGGCTGTGCAGTTCGGGCATGAACTCGCTGGTGCGCACGATGGGCCCGGCCACCAATTGCGGGAAGAACGCCAGAAAGAGGCTGACGTCCAGCAGGGAGTACGTCCGCTCATCACCCCGGTACACGTCGATGAGGTAGCTGAGACCCTGAAAGGTGAAAAAGCTGATGGCAATCGGTAACGCCACGGTTTTCACCAGGCCGTGCGGCTCCAGCCCGAACGGAGACAGCAATCTCACCAGCGACTCGGTAAAGAACTCGTAGTACTTGAAGTAGCCCAGCGTGCCCAGGTTGGCGAGCAGGCCGACAACCAGCCAGGCACGACGCGCTGCGCCTGCACGGGGTTCCATTGCCTTGGTCACCAGATGGTTGACCACGCTCGCCCCGATGATGAGCGCCAAAAACCGCCAGTTCCAGGCCCCGTAAAACACGTAGCTGGCTGCAAGCATGAAGAGTTTCCATGCCTGAGGCCGTTCGTTGAGCCTCCAGGAGACCCCAAGCACCACCACAAAGAAGAGGGCGAAACTCATGGTGGGGAAGAGCATGGTGGCGCGCCTCTTTCAGGTGCGGCTCCGCCCGCGTGCCCAACGCCCGGTCAGTCAACCACACGCCGGCCGCCGATTCGTGGATGTTCAGCGCCTTCGGGTGGGCGCCAGGCGGCAATAGCCAGTCGGTTTGATGTGCCGCTCCAGGCGGCCCCGTGATGCAGCCCCTGAGATCAAACCCCACAAGGTGCCGGGTGATTCACCCTATGGACCCAGAGCGTTCATAGGGTAGCCAACACGGTTCGAGCGATACGGATGACGTTCAAAGTGCAAAGTTCATTTCTGAGGCCTATGGTGGCTTCATGGCATCAAGCACACGAACCCAAGACACAACCAATCCGGAAGCCGCAGTCCGCCGGTACCTCAACTACCTCAGTGATCCAACTTCTGTGATCGACCACGATCGAGTTGAGGAGGTACAGGCAGAACTGAGTGCTACTGACGACCAGATCGAGCGTCTGCGTTTGGAGTCAGAGCTCGATCGTGTGCGCAGCACCGATGGCGAATCCGTGGTCCGAGAGTTCATTTCCGTGGCCAAGCAGTTTGCCGAAGAAGAGGACATCACCGCTGACGCATTTCGTCGTCAAGGTGTGCCCACCGAGGTGCTTGCCCAGGCCGGGTTTGGCACGAAGGGTGGAAAGGCCACTTCGGCTCGCTCGCAGCGGGTCAACGCCGCCACCGTCGCCGCCCACGTTCAAGGTCGCAGCGGCACGTGGACCTACAACGACATCGAATCCGGCACCGGTGCCAGCATCGGCACCGTGCGCAAGGTGGTTGACGATCTGGTGGCCGCCAAGAAGGTGAAGTCGCTGGGGCCCGACCCCGACCACGCCAGCAGGGGCCGCGCACCCAACCTGTTCACCGCCGCCTGACACACCCGAAAGGGCAACTCAGCCCGTGCATGGAGAAGCCCCCGAACCACTGGTTCGGGGGCTTCTGCGTTTACGTCTGCATCACATGGGTGGAGGTGATGGGAATCGAACCCACGACCTCATCGTTGCGAACGATGCGCTCTAGCCAACTGAGCTACACCCCCATGTTGGGATCACGACACACTACCGGCTCAACCGGAGTGCGTTACCAGCCCACTGAACGACGGAGGGGCTGCTGGGCCCACTCGTCGTAGTACTCGCTCTGGGAGTCGTCGACCTCGTACCCGGCGTAGGCGGCATCTTGGCCGTCCACGTCGGAGTAGTAGGTCTCGGCGTCGACGTAGGAGTCGTCGTAGTACGCCGCAGGTTCGGCTGCGGGTTGCGCCGCGTAGCCTGCAACGGCGTTGCCGGGCCTGACATCATCGAGGTAGTAGACCTCGCCGACAGCACCGGCCGGCTGCGGCGACGGGGCCTGGTGCTGCAGGTAGGAGGGGCGGGGCCGTGCGGCACCACGCCGGGCAGCACGCTCGGAGCGGTGGGCCTTTGAGGCACGTGCGTTCTGGGCGCGGGTGGCCAGCATGTAGACGTAGCCGGCCAGCAGCACGTCGACGCCGAGGTGTACGGCCCACACCGAACCACCCTTGAGCACCCCGCCGATCAGAGTGACGGCGCAGAGCACCATCAAGGCGAATAACACCATGGCCCGGCGCTGCTGTGCCTGCGTTCTGCTCATGGCGGCGTTCGACACTGCCGTCGGAGCACCAAGAGCGCTCACCGCGCCCGAGCCGCTGCGCCGTGCAACGGGTTGTGTGACGTTTCGAAGGCCTGTGGGACGGCGCGACGTGGTTTGGCGATACATCCGCACCAAATCGGGTGTGAGCACAAGTGCCCACACCACAGCCAATCCCAACAACACCAGCACCGTAGGGTTCCTCACGTGGTCCTGTACTCCCTGGACTCTGCCCACGGTACGAACCGAGGGACGCTGGATGGTGGATACCGGCGCCAATCGGGGGGCGTCGGGGGGTGAAACCACTCAGCTCGACAGCTGAATGTTCTCGTTACAACGACGAACTGTAACACGTACGCCATACGATTGCTACGAACGAACGACACCAACTCGCCAACGAGCCAGTCGCAGAATCCGCCCATCGCCGGCCGCCCACTTACCGTTGCCCACAAGGGATTCAGCGGCTATACCTCATTCAAAATAGGCTACAAGCCCGGGATTTCAAGGCACTGCAAGGCTTCGAGCCGGTTTCTCGAGCACGAGGATTGATGGCCGTCCGGCGGGGCGCCTTGCCCAATCATGACATTCGCGTGACAAACTTCACGTCTGAATTTCTCAGCGGTTGAAGGGTCTCAAGGACTCGGAATCGTCGTCACGGTCATTGCCACTCTCAGCCACTGCCTCACGACGGTACGTGCCCGACCGGCCGCCGGTCTTCTCCCACAGGGTGATCTCCCCCAACATCATCGAGCGATCGACCGACTTGCACATGTCGTAAATGGTGAGACATGACACCGAGACGGCGGTCAGCGCCTCCATCTCCACACCGGTGCGATCCACCGTTTCCACCTGAGCCTCCACCTCCACCCACTCATCATCGATGCGAAAGTTGATGAAGATGCCGCCGATGCCCACCGGGTGACACAGCGGGATGAGATCGCTGGTGCGCTTGGCCGCCTGGATACCCGCAACCCGGGCAACTGCCAGGACATCGCCCTTCGAGACCTCGCCCCTGGCGATCAACGCCGTGGTCTCCGCCGTCATCAAGACCCGTCCCCTCGCCAGCGCACGGCGGGCCGTGACCTCCTTCTGAGTGACATCCACCATGCGGGCACGCCCCAGCGGATCGAGGTGAGTGAGGGGTTGGTTGGCCATGAGCGGCGAGGTTATCCCTACCCGCCGAGTTGGCTCATCGAACGGGAAGGACGGATGAAGTTCACCTGGTCGATGCGGTGACCGGCCCACTTGCCGTGCACACAGCCCTCGATCGCGGCTGCCAACGCTTCATCGTCGGCACCCGCGCGGATCAGGCCCCGGAGGTCGGTCTCGGTCATGGCGAACAGACAACTGCGAAGTTTGCCGTCGGCGGTTAAACGAACCCGATCACAGCTGCCGCAGAACGGCTCGGTGACCGATGCGATCACACCGACGTGGCTGCTGCCCGGCGCACCTCCGCCGTCGACGTAGGCGAATCGGTCGGCCGGTGCGTGCCCGCGACGCTCGGCGACCAGCGGAAACCTCTCGCTGATGCGCTCGACAATGTCCGCCTGGGTCAGCACCGAGGAGCGCTTCCAAGCCTGGTCGGCATCGAGGGGCATGAACTCGATGAAACGCACCTCGACGCCTTCGGCCCGACCGAAGGCGGCAAAGTCGATCAATTCGTCCTCGTTGACCCCTGCCATGGCAACCACGTTGACCTTCACGGGATCGAGCCCGGCCGCCTTGGCCGCACGAACCCCGTCGATGACCGCCGCAAGCGAGTCGCGGCGAGTCATCTCAACGAACCTGGCGGGGTGCAAGGTGTCGAGCGAAACGTTGATGCGGTCAAGCCCGGCATCGGCGAGCGCCGGGGCCACCAGTGCCAGCGTGGCGCCATTGGTGGTGAGCGCCAGGTCAACGTCCAGGCGGGCCAATTTGGCGACCAGTTGGGGCAGGTGCGCCCGAACGGTGGGCTCGCCGCCCGTGAGCCGGATGGAATCGAAGCCGTAGCGATCCACCAACAAGGAGGCGATCCGCTCGATCTCTTCAAAACTCAGCACCTCGTCCCGAGGCAGCCAGTCCATGCCCTCCGCCGGCATGCAGTAGGTACAGCGAAAATTGCAACGATCGGTCACCGAGATACGCAGGTCTCGATGGACTCTGCCAAAGGTGTCGGTGAGCTCTTGCATCCGACTCAGACTAGGGCAGCAACAACACCGTCGCCGTGGCGCCCGCCGGGACCTCCACCCCGCCAGGCTGCACCGCCAGACCATTGGCCAGCGCCATCGTGGACAGTTGGTGGCTGCCCTGAGCGCCTGCGGATCGAACCGTCCACTCACCGTTCGCATCGCACGACGTTTGAACCCGGGTGAAATGGGTCTTCTCGTCACCACCACCGGCAGCGTGACCTGGCAGACCGCCGGAGACCAGCGCCCGAACCCGAACGATGGGGTCGTCGCGACGTCCGGCCAACCGGGCGATCAGCGGGGCACCAAACAACAGCAGCGACACGTGCGACGACACCGGGTTACCGGGAAGGCCCACCACCGGGGTAGATCCGACCACTCCGGCGGCAAGCGGCTTGGCGGGCTTGATGGCCACCTGCATCCACCGCATCTCGCCCAGGCGGGCAAGGATCACCTTCACCAGGTCGGCGTCGCCCATCGAGACACCACCCGAGCTGAGCACCAGGTCGCAGCTCTCGGCTCCGCGCAACAGCACCTCGGAGATGCGCGCCTCGTCGTCGGGAACCCAGCCCAGATCCACCGGTTCGGCGCCCAACCGGGCAACGGCGGCCAGCAGCCCCGGACGATTGGAGTCGCGAAGCTCCCCGCTGCGAAGCGGCCGATCGCCGCTCACCAGTTCGTCACCGGTGGACACCACACCAACTCGGGGTCGGCGCGTCACGGTCACCCGGGCGGCGCCGACCGACGTGGCCACCCCGACGCCGGCCGGCGTCAGCAGGGTGCCGATCGGCAGCACACGTTGACCGGCGACCGCATCCTCGCCGGCTCGTCGAATGAACTGTGCAGCGGGTACCGGGAGGTGCAGCGTGACCGAGTCGCCGTCCACATCGGCGCGCTCGACCATCTCGACCGCGTCGACTCCGGCTGGGATCGTGGCGC
Above is a genomic segment from Candidatus Microthrix parvicella Bio17-1 containing:
- a CDS encoding GNAT family N-acetyltransferase, which codes for MASGTDDTYNGASLNAIAARMAKDPDDLDLDVGLDELSKYDRTRVLALLTEGVEPSNDGLLESIRTLREVAEWLDIRGAKSRRIIPVDLATGTTSLVRIRAVRGDDLERIYSEVSDPAVANRWRYRGQIPSAEQFASTFGEDVLVQFIAEELVSKAPLFLNVLYGYDSFVNIAYFGVLGLGSTGSGVALRRVHGVVLAMAYGFTRWPLRKIYLEIPGYNENVIEGLPPDICRVEGRLKDFYFHDGVYWDKLIVGIERTAFFSALAEHFPPSMTA
- a CDS encoding helix-turn-helix domain-containing protein, translating into MARRGRPTVQITLSGNERKTLERWARRHSSSQALALRCRIVLACADSVKTNTAIAAEQGCNPATVSKWRHRFAQDRLMMLTLPGHARRCSR
- a CDS encoding transposase produces the protein MGTYTNRFTGPLHGHKTAARSFDGYKGHIAEDPDSEIITATIVTPGNVGDAAVANDLIDDILPTDTDTHDGDGDGDGEVPVVYGDSAYGTGGMQQALTDAGVESRCRTQQPVNRNGRFSKAKFNIDLDADTVTCPNNVTVTIRRSTDATTGTAAFGDACGECPLREACTTSKAGRTISVGQFEAALAAARQRQTNSDWQADYRATRSKVERKLAHLMFRKHGGRRARVRGQTKVAADFALLAAARNVARLGALEMRSTPTGWATAT
- a CDS encoding MBOAT family O-acyltransferase; translation: MLFPTMSFALFFVVVLGVSWRLNERPQAWKLFMLAASYVFYGAWNWRFLALIIGASVVNHLVTKAMEPRAGAARRAWLVVGLLANLGTLGYFKYYEFFTESLVRLLSPFGLEPHGLVKTVALPIAISFFTFQGLSYLIDVYRGDERTYSLLDVSLFLAFFPQLVAGPIVRTSEFMPELHSRRNPDGVDVARAVRLIGRGLIKKVVIASLMAQLVDPVFAAPGGYTAFTVFVAVLAYAVQIYADFSGYTDIAIGVALLLGFHFPDNFDRPYASSSIQDFWRRWHMTLSRWLLDYLYIPLGGNQGGRARQYRNLILTMALGGLWHGASGTFIVWGLYQGLGLAGERWMRDRRQEGRPLSAGVRAAWVQRRQAVKALAQENAAFEATGQAPTVPVSHDQWSFGGSGRARATYDTAGLRLDAVEVRDAGQGVGYDDESSNDMGVAQAGAGGRWRRRRRTDEIPFDEEWSRLRAELEDDRPPRSGWPLPVKRALVFAFVCVGWVFFRAPSLGDAFAVLGRLFTGWTGGQSLVTPLILVVVAGAIAAQYLPSKVGDTLEVGFSRWAPLAQALAFGILLAGIDILGPQGVAPFIYFQF
- the moaC gene encoding cyclic pyranopterin monophosphate synthase MoaC, coding for MANQPLTHLDPLGRARMVDVTQKEVTARRALARGRVLMTAETTALIARGEVSKGDVLAVARVAGIQAAKRTSDLIPLCHPVGIGGIFINFRIDDEWVEVEAQVETVDRTGVEMEALTAVSVSCLTIYDMCKSVDRSMMLGEITLWEKTGGRSGTYRREAVAESGNDRDDDSESLRPFNR
- the moaA gene encoding GTP 3',8-cyclase MoaA, which translates into the protein MQELTDTFGRVHRDLRISVTDRCNFRCTYCMPAEGMDWLPRDEVLSFEEIERIASLLVDRYGFDSIRLTGGEPTVRAHLPQLVAKLARLDVDLALTTNGATLALVAPALADAGLDRINVSLDTLHPARFVEMTRRDSLAAVIDGVRAAKAAGLDPVKVNVVAMAGVNEDELIDFAAFGRAEGVEVRFIEFMPLDADQAWKRSSVLTQADIVERISERFPLVAERRGHAPADRFAYVDGGGAPGSSHVGVIASVTEPFCGSCDRVRLTADGKLRSCLFAMTETDLRGLIRAGADDEALAAAIEGCVHGKWAGHRIDQVNFIRPSRSMSQLGG
- the glp gene encoding gephyrin-like molybdotransferase Glp codes for the protein MIPLEEARSYVLGLGTPLESVEMPVGEAAGLVLAADVVAADAVPGDDNSAMDGWGLRAADATEPGTTLRVVGAQMAGVADEALRVGPGEAVRIMTGATIPAGVDAVEMVERADVDGDSVTLHLPVPAAQFIRRAGEDAVAGQRVLPIGTLLTPAGVGVATSVGAARVTVTRRPRVGVVSTGDELVSGDRPLRSGELRDSNRPGLLAAVARLGAEPVDLGWVPDDEARISEVLLRGAESCDLVLSSGGVSMGDADLVKVILARLGEMRWMQVAIKPAKPLAAGVVGSTPVVGLPGNPVSSHVSLLLFGAPLIARLAGRRDDPIVRVRALVSGGLPGHAAGGGDEKTHFTRVQTSCDANGEWTVRSAGAQGSHQLSTMALANGLAVQPGGVEVPAGATATVLLLP